From Hypomesus transpacificus isolate Combined female chromosome 3, fHypTra1, whole genome shotgun sequence:
CGGTAGCTACATTTGATTTCAAGGTGTGTATGTACAAAAGAAACTGACATCAGTCTCAGGTGATATGCCTGCTTTTCCAAAACCTTCACCTGAAAAAGGAACATAGTTGTCGTATTTTTTGACACTGTGTGAATGTTTTAATATTCACTGTACATCCTCTTTTAATCATGTTATTGCGTATGCATTAATTTGActatattaaataaatacacaaagacacagataCATTCTACTTTATGAGAACCCTATGAAACACTTTCTGAAATACACATTTGTGACTGTGTCAAGCTTGGAGATGCTGTGGTGCAGAACAAAGAGCCAGTGAGTAAGGGTAAACTCAGGACGTCTCCTGTATGCGGTGCACACCCCTAAATCAGCCTGTCCACACAAACTCCTGAGCCAGCCTGTCCGCACACACAATCCTGAACCAGCCTGTCCACCCACACAATCCTGAACCAGCTTGTCCACACTGGATCCCAGCAGAGGCTTGGAATATGGGTCTCTGCAAAACAGAGATGCTTGCAGGCTATTCTCTGTTTAAAAGCGTTGCTATAGTGCCACCTAGAGATACAACAAACATGCTTCAACAGAAGGGGAGAAAGGAAACGCTCCTATGACACACGAGGTAAATGAGAAGTGAGAAGCATGATAAGAAAACACACCTCAGCCACTAGGTAGTCGAGGTCAACTTCAGACACCCAAATGAGACAgccttttttctgtttgttccATTTCCATGATGAGTCATTTGACATGAACAGATATGAAAACCTAGCCCTGTATCCTCTGCCTTGTGCTCCATCTGGATTCCTGTGTCATCTCCCCTGTGACTAGACAGTATAGGTATAACACATCAGACTGCCACCTCTACACTGACACCTCTGGGTCAGCGGGTGTCTCCTCTGAGCTCCCTGTCTGGCAGACGTCAGACCGACCAGGAGCTCCTGTGACTCATCACTTTTGTcattgaaagagacagagaccctCCAGGGACTGCATGTCGAGGGAGCGGACACCCCGAGGCTGTGTGGGCAAACACAGACCCACACGTTTGTCAAAGGTGCTAGGATTACACCACAGAGGACTtccaaggggagagagggaaagagaggagaatcGAGGGAGACGTGTTCCCTGTTTCATCCCTAGGCAGGTTATAAGAAACAGGGCAGATGATAAAGATGTCAACTGCCGACCCAGATAAAGATTGTGAGCCGACGCGAAAACCACAAGTGAAAACCTGACTCTTCTCTGAGAGCGAATCAACTCCTGATTGatatctctttgtctttctctctcaccgtctctctgtcactcgaTTTCGCTCTCTTTGTCCGAGGCTCTCTCACTCACTATTTTTTCTGGGGGGAAAAACACTGTTTCGGGTCCTCGATTACAACATTCCTGCCTTGTTGACTAGCTGTAGCTTTGTTGAACATCTGAACCTGTGAGGGGCTGTTATTACTATTATCTATCGGAGTTGCTTGCTAGACCTTAAATCAACTGCAGAGCTAAgcaataaacatattttttctcCGGACAGCTTTCTAAGAATGGCTCTTCCACAGCCGTGTTTCTGAGTGGTGTGGAGCAGCAGACAGAAAACCAAGCTTGCCTTACCTCACTGCAGCAGCTTGCTATTGGCTGAGCAGGTGCTGACAAGCTTGATGCATCTCTCTGGGGgcgcggggaggaggggggagggaggagggaggggccggGCATACTGCATAAAAGCCGAGGTTCTGCAGCATCACTGAGCTGGTGCAGTGCAAACACGCTCGTTCATCCTCACCGATGGTGTGCAGAACAAGGGGGACTTCAAAAAACTTCTGAAACCAAAACCAAAACATCCACATTATTTcataaacaaagaaaaaaaaatagaaaaaaatccATCATGAGCTTCGATTCTCACACCTCCTACCGCCGCCCCTGGGACAGCTACAGAGGCTCCCGACCCACCAGAACCTCcatgtcctccttctcctcctcctcctcccgggcCCTGGCGCCGGGAAGGCGGCCCATGTGGCCTTCATCCTGCCTGCCGGACGCATCGGAGCGGGTGGACCTGGCCCAGGCCTCCTCCCTGAACGCCGAACTGCTGGGGGTGCGTgcccaggagaaggagcagctgGTAGGGCTGAACGACCGCTTCGCCACCTACGTGGAGAAGGTGAGGAGCCTGGAGCAGCACAACCGGGTCCTGCTGGCCGAGCTGGAGGTGCTGCGGAGGCGGCAGCGGGAGCCGTCCCGCCTGCGGGGGCTGTACGAGGGGGAGGCGCGCAGCCTGAGGGCCCAGATCGACGCGGAGAGCGGCGAGAAGATGCGCGTGGAGGCGGAGAGGGCCTACCTGCGGGACGTGCACCTGCAGCTGAGGGAGCGCTGCGGGGAGGAGGAGCGCCAGCGCCGCGGCGCCGAGGAGACCCTGCGGGGCGCCCGGGAGGAGCTGGGCCGGGCCGTGCTCGCCAACTGTGGCGCGGAGGCCAGCGTGATCTCCCTGACCGAGGAGATCGCCTTCCTGAAGAAGGTGTTCGCGGAGGAGCAGGTGGCACTCCGGGCCCAGCTGCAGGCCGCCAGCGTGgacgtggaggtggaggtgtccCGGCCCGACCTGTCCGCCGCTCTCCGGGAGATACGCGTCCAGTACGAGCGGCTGGCCAACAACAACATGCGGCTGGCCGAGGACTGGTACCAGAGCAAGCTGGCCGGCGTGGCGGAGATGGCGAGCAGGAACACGGAGGCCGTGCGGGCCGTGCGGGAGGAGACCATGGAGTACCGGCAGCTGCTGCAGTCGCGCTCCTCGGAGATCGAGGGGCTGAGGAACGTCATCGAGTCCCTCCACAAACAGCTGGACGACTTGGAGGACTCTCAGGGTCAGGAGGTTGCCAATTACCAGGTACAGGACCTCAGTTAGGAGCACACAAAGTTAGGACACTTTATGTCCTTTTTTATTGATCCAAAACAACATACTATAAGTGCATTTAGTAAGTACGGTGGATTCAAAAGGAGCACAAGTGCAAAGTCACACAGGGTTTCAGCAGTTGGAGCCAAGGAACTGTCAGTTTTTTTTACCAGTCACAGTGCGACAATTACATCTCAACCACATTATTACATCATTCTGATGATAGGACAGTGCAGTAATACTGACTAATGACTTAGGACGTgaagacagtgtgtgtctgaggagcTAGCCAAgctagcagagagaggaggctccACAGAGCAGTCCGACTAGGTTAGACAGCTGAGAAAGAAGCCATGTTGGGTCCTCAGGACACAAAGGATATTCTGTAGCTGTGAGCACTACTAATATGCTCTCTGCaccagaccctcccccctcccgtaGCTTAGCCAGACACATGAGGCTCCCTGCTTAGGGGAGAAAGAGTCCAAGGTGACTGTCGACAAGTAACTGATGTAGAAACATAATAAATGGTGTGCGATGAAGAAGATGCACGAAAGCACAATGTACTTATGAATGATTTTGTGCTGCACTTTCGATGCGCCATTTGTATGTCACCTGGATGACagctaaatgaatcaaatgttAAATGTGACATGAATCAATATTACAATCGTTCAGTCATATGCCCTTGGTGTGGTTACTTGGAATGCTGATTCCAGTTCCATAGTTTTGACCCGATTTTGGTTCACGTCCAGGTGAGGGTGAATGATCTGGAGAGGAATATCAATGACGCAAAGCAGGAGATGGCTCGCTATCTGAGAGAGTATCAAGACCTCCTCAATGTCAAGATGGCCCTGGACATTGAGATAGCTGCGTATAGGTAACAACTTGATATGTGTGTTTATCCTCATCATCATAGTTATTGCACAAATCCAGCAATTGATATATTTAATATATCTGTATCTTGTATCTCCACAGAAAACTCCTGGAGGGCGAGGAGTTCAGActgaccttctccactctcCCGGCCCTTCCCTTCCACTAAAGTGTCATCTAAACTACAATACCCAAGATCCCCTTCCTTACCTCTAAGCTGTCATCTCAAGTACAGTCCCAAATATCCCCTTCCCTACACCAACATTTTCATCTAAACTACAGTACCCAATATCCCCTTCCCTACCTACATCAGCAGATATTCCACGTTTCCCTCCCTGACTTCACGTCCCTCCTTCACTTCCGTCTCATCCAATTCAACGTTCCTCAAACCTTACAGCTCCCGAGCCAGATTCTGTGGTCCGGCTCCATCCTCATCTTAAGCTCATTTTCCGAAGACAGATGCGCCCTTGTTCTATACAAGAGGTCCACAAGAAGGTCCCCCTTCTTCTCCACACACTGACACCACACAtcagccgagagagagagagagaaagcaggacACTGCTGCGGGGCTGCACTGCATCGGTCCTGGTTGAGGTCCAGAGCAGTTTTCTTTTGGTAGAGTGGCCCTCCGCTGTGACAGCTAGACTCCAAGCACCAGGGCTCAGCGTTAGACCCTTTCCAAACCCACCGTCACAAACATTTAACCAATTGTTTGTGACGGAGGATAATGTTCTAATTGATTCTGCTTTTGGATGCTTGGACTGTATCTGTGCTCACGAGAAA
This genomic window contains:
- the si:dkey-33c12.3 gene encoding alpha-internexin isoform X2, which codes for MSFDSHTSYRRPWDSYRGSRPTRTSMSSFSSSSSRALAPGRRPMWPSSCLPDASERVDLAQASSLNAELLGVRAQEKEQLVGLNDRFATYVEKVRSLEQHNRVLLAELEVLRRRQREPSRLRGLYEGEARSLRAQIDAESGEKMRVEAERAYLRDVHLQLRERCGEEERQRRGAEETLRGAREELGRAVLANCGAEASVISLTEEIAFLKKVFAEEQVALRAQLQAASVDVEVEVSRPDLSAALREIRVQYERLANNNMRLAEDWYQSKLAGVAEMASRNTEAVRAVREETMEYRQLLQSRSSEIEGLRNVIESLHKQLDDLEDPLPYL
- the si:dkey-33c12.3 gene encoding alpha-internexin isoform X1, which translates into the protein MSFDSHTSYRRPWDSYRGSRPTRTSMSSFSSSSSRALAPGRRPMWPSSCLPDASERVDLAQASSLNAELLGVRAQEKEQLVGLNDRFATYVEKVRSLEQHNRVLLAELEVLRRRQREPSRLRGLYEGEARSLRAQIDAESGEKMRVEAERAYLRDVHLQLRERCGEEERQRRGAEETLRGAREELGRAVLANCGAEASVISLTEEIAFLKKVFAEEQVALRAQLQAASVDVEVEVSRPDLSAALREIRVQYERLANNNMRLAEDWYQSKLAGVAEMASRNTEAVRAVREETMEYRQLLQSRSSEIEGLRNVIESLHKQLDDLEDSQGQEVANYQVRVNDLERNINDAKQEMARYLREYQDLLNVKMALDIEIAAYRKLLEGEEFRLTFSTLPALPFH